CTTGTTATGCATAATTTGATTAGTTCAGAAAATTTTGGTTCAACAGACTGatcataattattattttgattcttCAGAGCTCTGAGAGAACATTGGATGCTCCTGATCTCGTTGACGATTTTTACCTGAATTTATTGGATTGGGGCAGCAGCAATGTACTAGCAATAGCACTCGGAAACACTGTGTATCTGTGGGATGCTTCAGATAGTTCTACTTCAGAACTTGTCACGGTTGATGACGAAAATGGACCCGTAACAAGTGTGAGTTGGGCTCCCGATGGTCGGCATATAGCCATCGGCTTGAACAATTCCGAAGTACAACTATGGGATTCAGCTTCCAACCGACAGGTTCGATGTTATAGACTTATTTGCAGCTATTCGTTTTTCAACGTTTAGCCTGACACTAACCTTCCCCGTGGTTGCTGCAGCTACGTACTCTAAGAGGATGTCACAGGTCAAGAGTGGGTTCAATGGCATGGAACAATCACATTCTCACAACTGGAGGAATGGATGGTCAGATTGTTAACAACGATGTGAGAATTAGGTCCCATGTTGTTGAAACCTATAGAGGGCATCAGCAAGAGGTTTGTGGGCTGAAATGGTCGGCTTCCGGGCAACAACTAGCCAGTGGAGGCAATGATAATGTTGTTCACATATGGGATAGGTCCATGGCATCTTCAAATTCACCAACTCAATGGCTACACAGGTTGGAGGAGCATACCTCAGCTGTCAAAGCCCTTGCCTGGTGCCCTTTCCAGAGCAATCTGCTGGCCACAGGAGGAGGTGGCGGCGATCGAACCATCAAGTTTTGGAACACACACACTGGTGCATGCTTGAATTCAGTTGACACCGGCTCTCAGGTTTGCTCATTGCTGTGGAACAAGAATGAGAGGGAGCTATTGAGTTCTCATGGATTTACTCAGAACCAATTAACTCTTTGGAAATATCCATCGATGGTGAAGATGGCAGAGCTAACCGGCCACACGTCTAGAGTACTTTACATGGCTCAAAGCCCTGATGGGTGCACCGTGGCGTCAGCTGCAGGGGATGAGACACTAAGGTTCTGGAATGTTTTTGGGGTCCCAGAAGTGGCTAAAACTGCTCCAAAAGTGAACCGTGAGCCATTCTCTCAATTGAACCGTATCCGGTGATAACATGGTGGTGGCCTGGTGGGTTCTTTGTTTTGTGTGCAGAGTTATCTTTGTTTTGTGTGCAGAGTTAGGGATTGTGGGATAAAATTGTTCATTCCCATGTTTATATGTACATTATATTTTCAACTTCTTAGTGAAATTGTTTCCTACTCTTGAATTTATTCTGCTAACAAAATGAATTGGTTTAATACCAAGAAAATATTACAAGTTGAgattaaatatgttaaaaataacaTCCTTACCAATTTAGTTACTAAATCTTATTTCAAAAATAACATTTTCAGCAGCCTTCAATAATCTCAATAGGAAAGCGATTGACATTTGCCGGATGAACATATTATACGCATAAATTTCACACCATTCGATGGCCCGTACCGCAAATTTTGTGGCTATCTCTGTATAGTCCCACGAAAGCATGTTACCGTAAATTTCTACATGGTTTTGAATGGTTGGAATAGATGATGTATCATGGACGAATTCTTGGACCGCCATTTAGACAACTTATTTTTGAAGATCACAATCTCCAACAAACCGTTTACCTTTGAATTATCTAACATTATTTCTTCTTCATAAATGTTGTCTAGATTTTTTTCATTTGCAGGTTTCAAGATACCTCGTACTTTGGCGTGTAGATTCAATCCCATTGATGGCTCTAACTCTAGCATCTTTTTAATGGAAATATTTGGCCCAGGCGGAGTTTGTAATTATATAGTAACATAGACATATTGAATGTAAGGAGTTGATGGGCATATTTTCAAAAGTTATGCCCTCAATCTGCATGAAAGATGGTGCTTGATATATAGGAATTTCGGAGCTTTGTCCACTTTAACACCAACTTCGACTTTCGCTTCAAATCCTTCCATTTCTTTGAAGTCATCACCAAAATGTTGGGGGTTCGAAAAAGTGAGATTCAACTTAATTTAACATTATTTTTCGAAAGTGTTATTGGGTCAAAAAGTATTTTTaagcaaaaattaaaaaattttgtttttgtttttggttaAAAAAGTGTCTTTGCGAAACTTCTTTTTGCCCCAAAAGCATTTCTAAAAAGTTCAAAAGTATCTTGTTTAGCAATATTATTATCTTAAAAGTATTTTCTGTCCTAAAAGTGTTTCTTAGAAGTAATGTTAAACTGACCATTTTTATTAGACCATTGAATATATGCCACCAGAGATCGAAGGCTTATCCCAATTTCAATTACAATATTACATCATTCTAACCTTTGAATGTCTACTACCATGGGTGTAGTAGGCTATAAGATTGGTTCAGTTCAATTAAATGCATCATCTCCTACATCTTAGTCATCACCAACTCTTgaatagaaaaatattaaaatttgggaATCTCCAATTGATATTATAAATTTGGAAGCCTTATTGTAAGCAGACAATTGTAAATTTCGTATCCATAGTCAACATCTTCAACCTccgcatatatatattgattaagAACTTGTTAATTTTAGTGTCCAAATACCATGACCTTGATAACATCATAATTTAATGTGATTTCAACAAACTGAACACCTCCTCTCGTAAATCTCTATCACTTATATTTTAGACTAGTTATCTTATTTGTATTTCTAATAATGATTTTCCTATGAATTCTCATTTTTAGCTTTGGCATTCAAAGATGTCCAGGTTAGTCAATCAAGTCAAATTCATATTTAGTTTATCAAGTCAAATTCATATCACAAGTACAAAATTTCTATaagattttttgaaaaaaaaacaatatCGACATTAATTGGTATCAAAATTAACATAGTATCAACTCATTATATTCTAAGGATGTCGAGGGTCTAAATTCCAGGaaaaaaacataatattttaaaaaataacaaaatataaaaaaaactatATTTGAGAAAAAAACTACctgtttaaaagaaaaaaaatagccgTTGCCCCTCTCCAAAATAAACCCTAAATATTTCTTGAAATAGCCGTTGCGCCTTCCATAAGAAAACCTAGATTAGAAAAGTACTCGAAATACAAAGACCTCTGCTTATTTTCGGCGTTCACTATATAAACTCCATCGATTTCTCCATTAATCTTCAATTAATTCTCGCCCCAACGTCTCCATCTCCTCTCGCATCGCATCGCATTGCATCTCTCTAATCTTTTTTTTCTCTGTCTATAACATTTTccatttgattttgtttttgtttttgtttattgttatttcttttaaattttgagaTTGAATTTTGCAGGTTCTgggttattattatatatatattggattttgctaaatagttttattgctttctgtttctttctcttttattttatatatatatatttggatacTCTAATATTATGGATGCAGGATCTTTGAAATCTTTTTCAAACTTGAAGGGTCAATCTAGATGCCCACTTCAGGAACAGCTTCTCTCCAGAAAGAATTCTaaagaaaatgtaaatatttctacttattttattaaattttaatgattgCAAATCTGGAGTTTCTTTGTTTTTGATTCATCACAAAAGAACAGCTTTGAATTAATTGATAAATTAGAGTTTGTAATGACATTGAAATTGAATGTGCTTTTACTGTTATTGTTTAGATGGATAGATTCATACCAAACCGTTCAGCAATGGACTTTGATTATGCACATTACATGCTGACCGATGGAAGGAAGATAAAAGAGAACCAAACAGTGTGTTCACCTGCCAGGGAGGCCTACAGGAAGCAGCTGGCTGAGAGTTTGAACATGAACCGTACCCGAATCTTGGCTTTCAAGAACAAGCCACCGGCACCTGTCGAACTCTTCCCTTCCGAGCACTCAACCACTTCAGTTCATCCGACCAAATCCGCAAAACCGAGAAGACACATTCCCCAGGTAAGTACAGCACTATATGGATATTTTGGTTAGTTCAGAAAATTCTGGTTCAACAGACTCTAATATGATGCGATTTCCAATTCTTCAGAGCTCTGAGAGAACATTGGATGCTCCTGATCTCGTTGACGATTTTTACCTGAACTTATTGGATTGGGGCAGCAGCAATGTACTAGCTATAGCACTCGGAAACACTGTTTATCTGTGGGATGCTTCAGATAGTTCTACTTCAGAACTTGTCACAGTTGATGATGAAAATGGACCAGTAACAAGTGTGAGTTGGGCTCCTGATGGTCGGCATATTGCCATCGGCTTAAACAATTCCGAAGTACAACTATGGGATTCGGCTTCCAACCGACAGGTTCGATGTTGTAGACTTATTTGCAGCCTGTCCTTTTTGTTCTTCTAACGTTTACTCTGATACTAATCTTTCTGTTTGTTGCTGCAGCTGCGTACTCTGAGAGGGTGTCATAGATCAAGAGTGGGTTCAATGGCATGGAACAATCACATCCTCACGACAGGAGGAATGGATGGTCAGATTGTTAACAACGATGTGAGAATTAGATCCCATATTGTCGTAACTTACAGAGGGCATCAGCAAGAGGTTTGTGGGCTGAAATGGTCGGCTTCCGGGCAACAACTAGCCAGTGGAGGCAATGATAATGTTGTTCACATATGGGATAGGTCCATGGCATCTTCAAATTCACAAACTCAATGGCTACACAGGTTGGAGGAGCATACCTCAGCTGTCAAAGCCCTTGCCTGGTGCCCTTTCCAGAGCAATTTGCTGGCCACAGGTGGAGGTGGCGGCGATCGAACCATCAAGTTTTGGAACACAAACACTGGTGCATGCTTGAATTCAGTTGACACCGGCTCTCAGGTTTGCTCATTGCTGTGGAGCAAGAATGAGAGGGAGCTATTGAGTTCTCATGGATTTACTCAGAACCAATTAACTCTTTGGAAATATCCATCGATGGTGAAGATGGCAGAGCTAACTGGTCACACGTCTAGAGTACTTTACATGGCTCAAAGCCCTGATGGGTGCACCGTGGCATCAGCTGCAGGGGATGAGACACTAAGATTCTGGAATGTTTTTGGGGTCCCAGAAGTGGCTAAAACTGCTCCGAAAGTGAACCGTGAGCCATTCTCACATTTGAACCGTATCCGGTGATGAAGAAAGACAGGAGATGGTGCCTGATGCTACCATAGATGGTCCAGTTGTAGTTCCTTCTAAACCAGCTTCAAGTTATCCAAAAGGTAATCAGTTGCTCTAACTTTTCACTTTTCTCAAAGTACTCGTATCATAAAACAAATTCTCCAACTGACACCCGAGTCCAAGTAATATATGTCTTTATTTTGAGCAGGTGATGGAGATTTACTTCATCTGGAGCAATTGCCACTATGGGAGGCAACAATAGATTTTGTACATTTTTTAGTGGTTTTGGACATCAATTGATCAATTGTTTCTTCAAGCTATTATGTTGTCAATTCTAACTCTTATGAAATTGAGATAGGTTCATTTGACATGAATATCAAtgacaaatatatataaataaagaatATTAATATCCAAACACTCCTAGTAAGGTGATATTTAACAAATTCAATGATCAAATTTTAAATGCTGTGTGCTATGATTTTAAGAGCAACAAGCCAATGGCAGTGACTAAAAGGGTCGAGGGGACTCCAAATTTGAGATGGTTCCAAAAGGTTAGAGTGTAACCCAGATTCGGAACACGGCTAGCTTGTTCACACACTATCAAGTTGGCCGCTGATCCCAACAACGACAGGTTCCCAGCCACTGTGCTCAcccaagccaaaatcagccatgcTTTCTTCTCGTAGGCTGTTGATATCAATGCTGCCGATGCCGCCATTCTTGCCCCAAGCAACAGAACTGACACAGGAGAAACATGCTTCAAATAATGATTCGAAACAAACAAAAAGTTCATCACATCATATTGTTTTCTTTGAGCTCCTTGAAGGGTTTGTCACCCGCAAGTATGCCTCTCTTAGTTCGAGCCGATGACTGACAACACAAGTACCGATTGGACTAGGTACCTTGAGTTAGTGATCCTTGGTTTGAACCAAAAGACAAATCCTTGAAAGGCTAATGAGTAAAGAGTTCCCATATGTTCCAAATATGATACATTTCTAATGCTCAAAAACTCACATTAAATAAGGGGTAAAACAATCAAGATTGTTCCTTCTactaaaaaaaaagataaattagTCTATGTACATTATATCAAAGAGAAAATTGgtctttctgttaaaaatttaattcatttctaccattaaaaaCTGATCATTGTATGTCAACGTGGCATGTCATGTTTCACGGTCTAGTTATTCCGTTAGGCATACTGgtttttaacaatacaaatagataaaaattgtaacaaaaatgacaAGTTTGCTCTTTGGTCTAATATATAAGGACTAATTTCTCCCATTTTTTGAATAGAGGGGGCAAAATTaggggtgttcaatcggttaaccgaccgGTTAATCAACCCGAATTAccattaatcgaattaaccgacCTTTTTAAAcctttaaccgttaaccgaaccgaagtttttttcaaaaaaaattaaccgaaccgaaCTTTTTCGATTAATTCAGTCGGTTAACCtaattaaccaaaatttatatatatatttttatttttggttaaaacaaatataaaacgTATAAAAAATTAACCGACTTAATCGACCGATTAATTTATATTTCCAGAAAATTAACCGAACCGATCGAatacttatatattataatattatttattaaattcggttaaccgaccgatttCGAACTGAATTAACCATTAAccgaatttttaaaaaattattaactgaCCCCGACCGAATTAATTCGATTAACCGACCGATTAACCGAATTTAGTCGGTTAATTGAATTAATTCGGTTTTCCCTGAAATTCGCACACCCCTAGACAAAATGCAATAAATTCCTAGTACAAAAGCctttataatacttttacctaaaAGAAGGCAGAGCACATAAAAGAGAAAAAATCAACATACCAGTAGGCACATTTGAGACCAAATTTGACAGAACAAGAATAACAAGTGCAAGAACTACTATTCCACTGATTTCATCAATCTTTGCATAAGGTTCCATTAATTCCCATAAAGCACTAGGGATTCCAGTTTTATTAAACCCTTGGACTGTCACAAACATCCCACAGAAGAATATTAGAAGAGAGTAGGATACCTGTTTACAAAAAAACGAAGAAATTAAAACCCCAAACAAGCAATTAACACAAAGAACATTAATAAGTGTCAATATTGAGTAAAAATACCATGGAGGTTCTTGTATTAGGAGTTAAATTGTATTTTGCCTCCTCTActtaaaaaatgggcaaattagtttCTACACATTAacagtttttaatagtagaaattgatGGAATTTTTAGCAGAAATAATAGAAATGTATAACAGAAAAGtttaatttacctttttatctaatatacaaagatttgagttaaaatacaatttaacttaTAGGAccttcatggtacttttacctcaATATTGTTGTTTTCTTTACCTTCTCCAAGCATGGGACAGCATCTTTGAAATCAAGAATCATTAAAGCAAGGGCTGCAGTAATGGCAGTCCCTGACATATTAAAACCCATAAGCAAAGACACCAACATTCCAACAACAACAATATAAACACATGATTTCCATAGTTTTTGGTTCCTATGGTCCCAATAAGCACCATTTAAAGACCAAGGAACCTCGGCCGCGCCCATTGCTTGCTTCGAGTTTACTCGGTTTCTAAGACTTTCATGATGAACTGAGTCCACATTTGTCGTTTCCACATGTGACATTGTAGCTGGTGAAAATTGGTGATCGACACCATCACCATTAAATGCTACAGTTGAATCTTGTTGACCTTTCTTAACAGATAACAAGTCACCATACATGAAAATGAGCAACAAAGCATTACATACAAGTCCCACCATAGCAGCAGGGAGAATCCCAA
This is a stretch of genomic DNA from Gossypium arboreum isolate Shixiya-1 chromosome 11, ASM2569848v2, whole genome shotgun sequence. It encodes these proteins:
- the LOC108456785 gene encoding cell division cycle 20.2, cofactor of APC complex-like isoform X1, which translates into the protein MDAGSLNSYSNLKGQSRCPLQEQLLQRKNSKENMDRFIPNRSAMDFDYAHYMLTDGRKIKENQTVCSPAREAYRKQLAETLNMNRTRILAFKNKPPAPVELFPSEHSTASVHPTKSAKPRRHILQSSERTLDAPDLVDDFYLNLLDWGSSNVLAIALGNTVYLWDASDSSTSELVTVDDENGPVTSVSWAPDGRHIAIGLNNSEVQLWDSASNRQLRTLRGCHRSRVGSMAWNNHILTTGGMDGQIVNNDVRIRSHVVETYRGHQQEVCGLKWSASGQQLASGGNDNVVHIWDRSMASSNSPTQWLHRLEEHTSAVKALAWCPFQSNLLATGGGGGDRTIKFWNTHTGACLNSVDTGSQVCSLLWNKNERELLSSHGFTQNQLTLWKYPSMVKMAELTGHTSRVLYMAQSPDGCTVASAAGDETLRFWNVFGVPEVAKTAPKVNREPFSQLNRIR
- the LOC108456785 gene encoding cell division cycle 20.2, cofactor of APC complex-like isoform X2 — translated: MDRFIPNRSAMDFDYAHYMLTDGRKIKENQTVCSPAREAYRKQLAETLNMNRTRILAFKNKPPAPVELFPSEHSTASVHPTKSAKPRRHILQSSERTLDAPDLVDDFYLNLLDWGSSNVLAIALGNTVYLWDASDSSTSELVTVDDENGPVTSVSWAPDGRHIAIGLNNSEVQLWDSASNRQLRTLRGCHRSRVGSMAWNNHILTTGGMDGQIVNNDVRIRSHVVETYRGHQQEVCGLKWSASGQQLASGGNDNVVHIWDRSMASSNSPTQWLHRLEEHTSAVKALAWCPFQSNLLATGGGGGDRTIKFWNTHTGACLNSVDTGSQVCSLLWNKNERELLSSHGFTQNQLTLWKYPSMVKMAELTGHTSRVLYMAQSPDGCTVASAAGDETLRFWNVFGVPEVAKTAPKVNREPFSQLNRIR
- the LOC108456786 gene encoding cell division cycle 20.2, cofactor of APC complex-like; amino-acid sequence: MDAGSLKSFSNLKGQSRCPLQEQLLSRKNSKENMDRFIPNRSAMDFDYAHYMLTDGRKIKENQTVCSPAREAYRKQLAESLNMNRTRILAFKNKPPAPVELFPSEHSTTSVHPTKSAKPRRHIPQSSERTLDAPDLVDDFYLNLLDWGSSNVLAIALGNTVYLWDASDSSTSELVTVDDENGPVTSVSWAPDGRHIAIGLNNSEVQLWDSASNRQLRTLRGCHRSRVGSMAWNNHILTTGGMDGQIVNNDVRIRSHIVVTYRGHQQEVCGLKWSASGQQLASGGNDNVVHIWDRSMASSNSQTQWLHRLEEHTSAVKALAWCPFQSNLLATGGGGGDRTIKFWNTNTGACLNSVDTGSQVCSLLWSKNERELLSSHGFTQNQLTLWKYPSMVKMAELTGHTSRVLYMAQSPDGCTVASAAGDETLRFWNVFGVPEVAKTAPKVNREPFSHLNRIR
- the LOC108456784 gene encoding silicon efflux transporter LSI2-like; the encoded protein is MAMAAYVKLILGSVAFSIFWVLAVFPTVPLLPIGRAAGSLLGGILMVIFQILTVDQAYQAIDLSILVLLFGTMVVSGYLERADAFKYLGKLLTWKSKGAKDLICRICLISAISSALFTNDTSCMVLTEFVLKIARQNHLPPQPFLLALASSANIGSTATPIGNPQNLVIATQSGVSFGEFLIGILPAAMVGLVCNALLLIFMYGDLLSVKKGQQDSTVAFNGDGVDHQFSPATMSHVETTNVDSVHHESLRNRVNSKQAMGAAEVPWSLNGAYWDHRNQKLWKSCVYIVVVGMLVSLLMGFNMSGTAITAALALMILDFKDAVPCLEKVSYSLLIFFCGMFVTVQGFNKTGIPSALWELMEPYAKIDEISGIVVLALVILVLSNLVSNVPTVLLLGARMAASAALISTAYEKKAWLILAWVSTVAGNLSLLGSAANLIVCEQASRVPNLGYTLTFWNHLKFGVPSTLLVTAIGLLLLKS